One window of Mediterraneibacter gnavus ATCC 29149 genomic DNA carries:
- a CDS encoding DUF4357 domain-containing protein, translated as MLFNTPSGAVSFVCGASTNGKIWIMCAKII; from the coding sequence ATGCTGTTTAATACACCATCGGGTGCTGTAAGCTTTGTATGCGGAGCAAGTACAAACGGTAAAATATGGATAATGTGTGCGAAGATAATTTGA
- a CDS encoding type II toxin-antitoxin system RelE/ParE family toxin, whose protein sequence is MTDSYKVGYSVDALDDLREIYSYIANELLAPETATAQLGHIRKEVRSLDFMPARYALVDWEPWHSMKMHHLPVDNFIVYYLVDDEKRAVTVARIFYGGRDIEGIINSNK, encoded by the coding sequence ATGACGGATAGCTATAAGGTCGGCTATTCTGTAGATGCACTTGACGATTTACGTGAAATCTATTCGTACATTGCGAATGAACTCCTGGCTCCGGAGACTGCTACTGCTCAGCTGGGCCACATACGAAAAGAGGTTCGTTCATTGGATTTCATGCCGGCTCGTTATGCGTTAGTTGACTGGGAGCCTTGGCATTCGATGAAAATGCATCACCTTCCGGTAGATAACTTTATTGTGTATTATCTTGTTGATGACGAGAAAAGGGCAGTTACAGTAGCTCGAATATTCTACGGTGGCCGTGATATTGAAGGAATCATAAATTCAAATAAATAA
- a CDS encoding type II toxin-antitoxin system RelB/DinJ family antitoxin — protein sequence MANTSAVYARIDTNLKDNAESILSQLGISPSSAIQMLYSQIVLKKGMPFELKLPSSKPLAVGAMTREQLDAELQKGVDSIKAGKVYSADEIDAALAKEFGI from the coding sequence ATGGCAAATACATCCGCTGTTTATGCAAGAATAGATACCAATCTCAAGGATAATGCTGAGAGCATTCTTTCTCAGCTTGGCATTTCTCCATCCAGTGCAATTCAGATGCTTTATAGCCAGATTGTACTGAAGAAGGGTATGCCATTTGAATTGAAACTTCCTTCTTCTAAGCCATTAGCTGTTGGTGCAATGACCAGAGAACAGCTTGATGCAGAACTCCAAAAGGGTGTTGATTCCATCAAAGCAGGAAAGGTATATTCTGCAGATGAAATCGATGCGGCACTTGCAAAGGAATTTGGCATATGA